From the genome of Lentilactobacillus buchneri, one region includes:
- the ribF gene encoding riboflavin biosynthesis protein RibF: protein MQISRLHYPLSDDFKVDGPTVVAMGFFDGFHKGHQAVLQRAKTEAEKRGAKLAVLTYDHHPAIVYRKMSPHEQRYLTLNDYKMQLLRDFGVDQVFLVNYSYDFQSQTPEEFINNFLKRFNAVAVVAGFDHTYGDKKVATMANFPKFVKGAFDVITVPSVDINDKKVSSTRIRIELDSGDVDSVTKLLGRPFQTRGVIVHGEERGRLLGYPTANVEHSEYQWLPTIGIYVVTVEIADKKYLGMASIGKNVTFSDVHPMTVEINLMDFDRNIYGEVVNVNWLSYLRAEIKFQTPEDLIDQLDKDKVATREYLEQHPEILN, encoded by the coding sequence ATGCAAATTTCAAGATTACACTATCCGTTGTCTGATGATTTTAAGGTCGATGGCCCGACTGTCGTTGCAATGGGATTTTTTGATGGCTTTCATAAAGGTCACCAAGCAGTTTTACAACGGGCAAAAACCGAGGCTGAAAAGCGCGGTGCCAAGTTGGCGGTGTTGACATACGATCATCATCCGGCAATTGTCTACCGAAAAATGTCGCCCCATGAACAGCGATATTTGACGCTGAATGATTATAAAATGCAGCTGCTAAGAGATTTTGGTGTTGACCAAGTCTTTCTGGTGAATTATTCGTATGATTTTCAAAGTCAAACTCCGGAAGAATTTATCAACAACTTTCTCAAGCGGTTCAATGCAGTGGCAGTCGTGGCTGGTTTTGATCACACCTATGGTGATAAAAAAGTGGCCACGATGGCCAATTTCCCCAAATTTGTTAAAGGGGCTTTTGACGTCATCACAGTGCCGTCTGTCGACATTAATGATAAAAAGGTCAGTTCGACCCGGATTCGGATTGAATTGGATTCAGGTGACGTTGATAGTGTTACCAAATTGTTGGGGCGCCCATTTCAAACCCGTGGCGTCATTGTCCACGGCGAGGAGCGGGGGCGACTGTTGGGCTATCCAACTGCCAACGTTGAACACTCAGAATATCAATGGCTGCCAACGATTGGAATCTACGTGGTTACCGTCGAAATTGCCGACAAAAAGTACTTGGGAATGGCTTCAATCGGCAAGAATGTGACCTTCTCGGATGTTCATCCGATGACGGTGGAAATCAATTTGATGGATTTTGACCGCAACATCTATGGTGAAGTCGTCAACGTGAACTGGCTTTCATACTTAAGAGCTGAGATCAAATTTCAGACTCCTGAAGATTTAATTGATCAGTTGGATAAAGACAAAGTTGCGACCCGTGAGTACTTAGAGCAGCATCCTGAGATCTTGAATTAG
- a CDS encoding 16S rRNA (uracil(1498)-N(3))-methyltransferase gives MQHYFVSEHLTVGQSIELPKTISHHLCRVLRAEVGDRFELVGDDHQVYEAEIGRLEGNQVAANIIKPLDHNVELPVDVTIVSGLSKGNKPEWIVQKATELGVAHVIFLPMDWSIVKWDQKATKKITRLNEVALSAAEQSHRNVVPTVAYLSGLDALFQLDFDTQLVAYEESAKQGEETNLVKAVRQTASGGTMAAVFGPEGGVSPAEVTQLVDHDFVLAGLGPRILRTETAPLYFLSAVSTLTELI, from the coding sequence ATGCAACACTATTTTGTAAGTGAACATTTAACTGTGGGACAGTCGATTGAACTTCCCAAAACAATTTCTCATCATTTATGCAGAGTTTTGCGTGCCGAAGTTGGTGACCGGTTTGAACTGGTTGGCGATGACCACCAGGTGTACGAGGCTGAAATTGGTCGACTGGAGGGAAACCAAGTCGCCGCCAATATTATCAAGCCACTTGATCACAACGTTGAATTGCCGGTCGATGTCACGATTGTCAGTGGTCTGTCCAAGGGCAACAAGCCCGAATGGATTGTTCAAAAGGCTACTGAACTTGGTGTGGCTCACGTGATTTTCCTGCCGATGGACTGGTCGATTGTTAAATGGGATCAAAAAGCAACTAAAAAAATTACCCGGCTGAATGAAGTTGCGTTGAGCGCTGCTGAGCAGTCTCATCGAAACGTCGTGCCAACAGTGGCTTATTTAAGCGGATTAGATGCTTTATTCCAATTAGATTTTGATACCCAATTGGTCGCTTATGAGGAGTCCGCCAAGCAAGGCGAGGAAACCAATTTGGTGAAGGCCGTCAGGCAAACTGCTTCAGGCGGCACCATGGCGGCTGTCTTCGGTCCGGAAGGCGGCGTTAGTCCGGCTGAAGTTACCCAATTAGTCGATCACGACTTTGTGTTAGCTGGTCTTGGGCCACGGATTTTGCGGACTGAAACAGCCCCACTGTACTTTCTCAGTGCCGTTTCAACGCTGACCGAACTGATTTAG
- a CDS encoding IS30-like element ISLpl1 family transposase: MSSITYSERIKIETFCELGLSNIQMGVRLNRSPSTISYELSRCQPYQAELAQTDAEYKRSRCGRKTKLSDELKQKILNHLRLSWSPGMIAHEFKLATKSIYNWLNQGRIDFSLNDLPEHGVRQRRNVDQRSKYNQSLGRSIEQRPMMINQRNRIGDFELDTVVGPRGHSKAVLLTLIDRKSRFLWAYRLKDRTTATVNEALTKFLTTFNGPVHSFTVDRGTEFSGLVSLESQYGIKTYYCHAYTPAERGSNERFNRNLRYFYPKGTYFEHISAQGLKTTLLEINQRPLKILDWQTPYQVMLTNLSKNSD, from the coding sequence TTGTCTAGTATAACCTATTCCGAACGAATTAAAATCGAAACCTTTTGTGAACTAGGGCTGTCCAATATCCAAATGGGCGTTCGGCTGAACCGATCACCGTCAACAATTTCTTATGAATTATCTCGATGTCAACCTTATCAGGCTGAATTAGCACAAACAGATGCCGAATACAAGCGATCACGATGTGGTCGGAAAACTAAGCTGAGCGATGAGTTAAAGCAAAAAATTCTCAACCATTTACGTCTAAGCTGGTCACCAGGAATGATTGCTCACGAATTTAAACTAGCTACTAAATCTATTTATAATTGGCTAAATCAGGGGAGAATTGATTTCTCCTTGAATGATCTACCTGAACATGGCGTACGCCAACGGCGTAACGTTGACCAACGATCCAAATATAATCAATCTTTGGGGCGATCAATTGAACAGCGTCCCATGATGATTAATCAACGTAATCGCATCGGCGATTTTGAACTAGATACAGTCGTTGGTCCTCGTGGGCATAGTAAGGCAGTTTTATTAACTTTAATCGATCGCAAATCACGGTTCCTTTGGGCATACCGGTTAAAAGATCGGACGACAGCGACTGTTAATGAAGCACTAACTAAGTTCCTAACCACTTTTAATGGTCCGGTGCACAGCTTTACTGTGGACCGTGGCACTGAGTTTAGTGGGCTAGTATCACTTGAATCACAATATGGTATTAAGACCTATTACTGCCATGCTTATACGCCAGCTGAGCGCGGCAGTAATGAACGATTTAATCGGAACTTACGCTATTTTTATCCTAAGGGGACTTATTTTGAGCACATTAGTGCTCAAGGCTTGAAAACCACCTTACTCGAAATTAATCAGAGACCACTTAAAATACTTGACTGGCAAACACCTTATCAGGTCATGCTGACCAATTTGTCAAAAAATTCGGATTAA
- the grpE gene encoding nucleotide exchange factor GrpE: MAENKDDSVKKNPSGPTQDQSTQPAKAAKKAAKPEKKADQAKSPDANDIKKLKQTVVDLQKKLDAMEDKFLRAEADMRNIETHAKKEQADLIKYDGQQLAHDILPIVDNLQRALKVDVTDESGKQLKQGVSMVYEHFTKALSDNGVEVIDALNKPFDPKFDQAVQTAPADDDHPADTVVQVLQDGYRLKDRVLRPAMVVVAK; this comes from the coding sequence TTGGCAGAAAACAAAGATGATTCGGTTAAGAAGAATCCAAGTGGGCCAACACAGGACCAATCAACTCAACCAGCCAAGGCAGCCAAAAAGGCAGCTAAGCCGGAAAAAAAGGCTGATCAGGCCAAAAGCCCAGACGCAAATGATATTAAAAAGTTGAAACAAACGGTAGTCGATTTACAAAAGAAACTTGATGCAATGGAAGATAAGTTCCTTCGTGCGGAAGCCGATATGCGAAATATTGAAACCCATGCCAAGAAGGAACAGGCTGATTTAATCAAGTATGACGGCCAGCAGCTGGCCCATGATATCCTGCCCATTGTTGATAACCTGCAGCGAGCACTTAAAGTTGATGTCACTGACGAAAGCGGCAAGCAACTTAAGCAGGGGGTTTCAATGGTTTACGAGCATTTCACCAAGGCTTTGTCTGATAATGGCGTTGAGGTGATTGATGCGTTGAACAAACCATTTGATCCCAAATTCGATCAGGCTGTTCAAACGGCGCCGGCAGATGATGATCATCCAGCTGACACGGTTGTTCAGGTCCTCCAAGACGGATATCGTTTGAAGGACCGAGTGCTTCGACCAGCGATGGTTGTTGTAGCAAAATAA
- the hrcA gene encoding heat-inducible transcriptional repressor HrcA, which produces MWVLTDRQKDILQIIIRDYTRTGMPVGSKALAEEFPTHVSSATVRNDMAALESKGLITKTHFSSGRVPSIEGYRYYVDNLVQPDPLDEGAEDLIKTSFNSEFNRIDEIVQESAKVLSDLTNYMALTFNPESGDNLKLGGFRLVKLDDRQVMAIIVTNTGHVIDKIFRLANVSSEQLETIVNIINSELVGKPLKDVMDKLKFDIPMLMTKYIQTPEGFLKIFGDMLDEAGRDKVHVDGELNLLKFAERQNVDRLKPLYNLLGTEDSVSKIIDPNSKDVQVRIGGELRNDLLKDYSIITGTYDLKEYGHGVIAVIGPTRMPYSKVIGIVGALREELTKKLLGYYDDDNQ; this is translated from the coding sequence ATTTGGGTGCTAACGGATAGGCAAAAAGATATTCTTCAAATAATCATTCGTGATTACACAAGAACGGGAATGCCAGTTGGTTCCAAGGCATTGGCTGAGGAGTTTCCGACCCACGTTAGTTCCGCGACGGTCAGAAATGATATGGCTGCACTTGAATCAAAGGGCTTAATTACGAAGACTCACTTTTCTTCCGGACGGGTTCCATCGATCGAAGGTTATCGTTACTATGTTGATAACCTCGTTCAGCCGGACCCGCTGGACGAAGGTGCGGAAGACTTAATCAAAACTTCTTTTAACAGTGAGTTCAATCGGATTGACGAGATTGTCCAGGAGTCAGCCAAAGTATTGTCAGATTTGACAAATTACATGGCGCTGACTTTTAATCCAGAGTCTGGCGATAACTTGAAACTTGGCGGTTTCCGGTTGGTCAAGTTGGATGATCGTCAGGTAATGGCCATCATCGTTACCAACACAGGTCACGTCATTGATAAGATTTTCAGGCTGGCCAACGTCTCGTCCGAGCAACTTGAAACCATTGTGAATATCATTAACAGCGAACTGGTCGGCAAGCCGCTCAAGGATGTCATGGACAAGTTAAAATTTGATATTCCAATGTTGATGACCAAATATATTCAGACCCCCGAAGGCTTCTTGAAGATCTTCGGGGACATGCTGGACGAAGCGGGCCGAGATAAAGTTCACGTTGATGGTGAACTGAATCTATTGAAGTTTGCGGAACGGCAAAATGTTGACCGGCTTAAGCCACTCTACAATTTACTGGGCACCGAGGACTCGGTTTCAAAGATTATTGATCCCAACTCTAAAGATGTTCAGGTCAGAATTGGCGGCGAGCTGCGCAACGACCTGTTAAAAGATTATAGTATTATCACAGGAACTTATGATTTGAAAGAGTATGGTCATGGCGTGATTGCAGTCATTGGACCAACCAGAATGCCTTACTCAAAGGTCATCGGAATTGTTGGTGCTTTGCGGGAAGAATTGACCAAGAAGTTACTTGGCTACTACGATGACGATAATCAATAA
- the lepA gene encoding translation elongation factor 4 gives MDLDKMKNHQKYIRNFSIVAHIDHGKSTLADRILEMTDTVAKRDMKDQLLDNMDLERERGITIKLNAVELTYHAKDGHDYEFHLIDTPGHVDFSYEVSRSLAACEGAVLVVDAAQGVEAQTLANVYLAIDDNLEIVPVINKIDLPSAEPEKVREEIENVIGLDASDAVLASAKKGIGVPELLEQIVHKIPAPDGDVEGPLKALVFDSVYDDYRGVVLSVRLFEGTVKPGDKIKMMNSGSEYEVTEVGVNSPKPVKRDYLMSGDVGYITASIKDITQTRVGDTVTNALDPADEALPGYREMHPMVYAGLYPTDNAKFDDLREALEKLKLNDAALEFEPEISKALGFGFRCGFLGLLHMDVVQERLEREFNLELITTAPSVTYEVKLTDGESKEVENPSEMPDVSAIKQISEPYVKATIMVPNDYVGPVMELCQRRRGEFDTMEYLDEYRVNVIYHMPLSEIIFDFFDKLKSSTKGYASLDYELEDYKPSDLVKIDILLNGEKVDALSFISHRQFAAPRARDIVGKLKNIIPRQNFEIPVQAAIGAKIIARTNIKAYRKDVTAKLYGGDRTRRMKLLEKQKVGKKRMKAVGKVDIPQEAFMAVLQTDEEEKGDK, from the coding sequence ATGGATTTAGATAAAATGAAGAATCACCAAAAATATATTCGAAACTTTTCCATCGTTGCTCACATCGACCATGGGAAATCGACCTTAGCCGATCGAATTCTGGAAATGACGGATACCGTTGCCAAGCGGGATATGAAAGATCAATTACTGGATAACATGGACCTCGAACGTGAGCGGGGCATTACGATCAAATTAAACGCCGTGGAATTGACGTATCATGCCAAAGACGGCCACGACTATGAGTTTCATTTGATTGATACCCCAGGACACGTTGACTTCTCCTATGAAGTTTCTCGAAGTCTGGCTGCCTGTGAGGGTGCCGTCCTGGTTGTCGATGCAGCACAGGGAGTCGAAGCTCAGACACTGGCGAACGTTTATCTGGCGATTGATGACAATTTGGAAATTGTGCCAGTCATTAATAAGATTGATTTGCCCTCGGCTGAACCGGAAAAGGTCCGAGAAGAAATCGAAAACGTGATTGGCTTGGATGCCTCTGATGCCGTTCTGGCCAGCGCAAAAAAGGGGATCGGTGTACCAGAATTGTTGGAACAAATTGTCCACAAAATTCCCGCGCCCGACGGAGACGTTGAAGGACCCCTAAAGGCCCTGGTCTTTGACTCGGTTTATGATGATTACCGTGGAGTCGTTTTAAGTGTCCGTTTATTCGAAGGCACTGTTAAACCCGGTGACAAGATCAAAATGATGAACAGCGGCAGTGAATATGAAGTCACTGAAGTGGGGGTTAACTCGCCTAAACCTGTTAAACGCGACTATCTGATGTCTGGAGACGTTGGTTACATCACCGCCAGCATCAAAGATATTACCCAAACCCGAGTTGGTGATACCGTCACCAATGCCCTTGATCCTGCAGATGAAGCACTCCCGGGTTATCGGGAAATGCACCCGATGGTTTATGCCGGACTTTATCCAACTGACAATGCCAAGTTTGACGATTTACGTGAAGCATTGGAAAAATTGAAGTTGAATGATGCAGCACTGGAGTTTGAACCGGAAATTTCCAAGGCGCTGGGATTTGGTTTTCGTTGCGGATTCTTGGGCCTGCTGCATATGGACGTGGTTCAGGAACGTTTGGAACGGGAATTTAATCTGGAGCTGATCACCACGGCACCATCAGTAACCTATGAGGTCAAGCTAACGGATGGCGAGTCCAAAGAAGTTGAAAATCCATCTGAAATGCCGGATGTTTCTGCTATCAAGCAAATTTCTGAGCCATACGTCAAAGCAACCATTATGGTACCCAATGATTATGTCGGCCCAGTTATGGAACTTTGTCAAAGACGACGGGGTGAATTTGACACAATGGAATACCTTGATGAGTATCGGGTCAACGTGATTTATCACATGCCTTTATCCGAAATTATCTTTGATTTCTTTGACAAATTAAAATCCAGCACCAAAGGCTATGCATCCCTTGACTACGAGTTGGAGGACTACAAACCCAGCGACCTGGTCAAAATTGATATTTTGCTGAATGGTGAAAAGGTGGATGCTTTAAGCTTCATTTCTCACCGTCAATTTGCCGCACCAAGAGCTCGGGACATCGTTGGTAAACTCAAGAATATCATTCCCCGACAGAACTTTGAAATTCCCGTCCAAGCAGCCATTGGCGCCAAAATTATTGCCAGAACCAATATTAAGGCCTATCGCAAGGATGTGACCGCCAAGTTATATGGTGGTGATCGAACCCGGCGGATGAAACTCTTGGAGAAGCAAAAGGTTGGTAAAAAGCGGATGAAGGCTGTTGGAAAAGTGGATATTCCTCAGGAGGCCTTTATGGCTGTTTTGCAGACTGATGAGGAAGAAAAAGGCGACAAATAG
- the prmA gene encoding 50S ribosomal protein L11 methyltransferase, producing MDWTELSIMTTSEAVEAVANILMAYGATGVSIEDAKDFEKLKPGRYGDHGEIVDPKDLTHVRQGAIVSAYYPNNQHIDAQADQIATKVRGLAKFDLNPGPAEVHLTPVVNQDWQTAWEKYYHPVSISRFITIVPSWEDYQPKSAQEKIVRLDPGMAFGTGTHPTTRLSLQALEMVMQGGESILDVGTGSGVLSIAAKLMGAGEIHAFDVDDIAVESAEKNIQLNPGAKGIHVAANDLLAGIHTQVDIVVANILAEIIVPLVPQAWDNLVPGGFFLTSGIIKDKFATVENAMTSQEFQIIETLRMKDWYGVIAQKPKDEDK from the coding sequence ATGGACTGGACAGAATTATCAATTATGACGACAAGTGAAGCGGTTGAGGCCGTTGCCAACATTTTGATGGCATACGGGGCGACCGGGGTTTCAATCGAAGATGCCAAAGATTTTGAGAAATTAAAACCCGGCCGCTACGGAGATCATGGTGAAATTGTCGATCCTAAAGACCTGACTCACGTTAGGCAGGGGGCGATTGTATCCGCTTATTATCCCAACAATCAGCATATTGATGCCCAAGCAGACCAAATTGCCACCAAGGTCCGAGGTTTGGCGAAGTTTGATTTGAATCCCGGACCAGCAGAAGTTCACCTGACGCCAGTCGTGAATCAAGATTGGCAAACTGCCTGGGAGAAGTATTACCATCCAGTATCAATTTCGCGATTCATCACCATTGTTCCCAGTTGGGAAGACTATCAGCCAAAATCCGCTCAGGAAAAAATTGTCCGCTTGGATCCTGGAATGGCCTTTGGAACTGGAACCCATCCAACTACCCGACTATCACTTCAGGCTTTGGAAATGGTCATGCAGGGCGGCGAATCAATTCTGGATGTCGGCACTGGTTCCGGTGTTTTAAGCATCGCCGCCAAGTTGATGGGCGCGGGGGAAATCCACGCGTTCGACGTTGACGACATCGCTGTTGAATCTGCAGAAAAGAACATTCAACTCAATCCAGGTGCTAAAGGAATCCACGTCGCGGCAAACGACCTGCTGGCCGGAATTCACACTCAAGTTGATATCGTGGTTGCCAACATTTTGGCCGAAATTATCGTGCCGCTGGTTCCCCAAGCATGGGATAATCTCGTTCCTGGTGGCTTTTTCCTCACATCCGGGATTATCAAGGACAAATTTGCAACCGTTGAAAATGCGATGACCTCACAAGAATTTCAAATCATTGAAACCTTGAGAATGAAAGATTGGTATGGGGTCATCGCCCAAAAGCCAAAGGATGAGGACAAATAA
- the dnaJ gene encoding molecular chaperone DnaJ: MAEKDYYDILGVSKDASDDEIKHAYRKLSKKWHPDINKAPDAEAKFKEINEAYETLSDPQKRANYDQYGSADGAGAGFGGGSQGGGFGNFGGSAGGFGFDDIFSQFFGGGQQRADPSAPQQGRDLQYQMTLEFEEAIFGKKTVIKYNREAQCKTCGGTGAKPGTSPVTCSNCGGRGYVTTETNTPLGRMQSRQVCPVCHGTGKEIKEKCPTCGGSGKTDERHELEVNVPAGIDDGQQMRLQGQGEAGDNGGPYGDLYIVFRVKPSKDFTRDGSTIYVDQPITFARAALGGKIKVKTVHGDVELKVPAGTQTGTTFRLKGKGAPRLRGNGNGDERVTVNVVTPKSLNKNQKIALEAFAKASGDNIAGKGGSNFFDKMKDAFDK; encoded by the coding sequence ATGGCAGAAAAAGATTATTATGATATTCTTGGAGTTTCCAAGGACGCCAGCGATGACGAAATCAAACACGCCTATCGTAAGCTTTCTAAAAAGTGGCATCCAGATATCAATAAAGCGCCGGATGCTGAAGCAAAATTTAAGGAAATCAATGAAGCATATGAGACATTGAGTGACCCACAAAAGCGCGCCAACTATGACCAATACGGTTCAGCTGATGGTGCCGGTGCCGGCTTTGGCGGCGGTAGCCAAGGCGGGGGCTTTGGTAACTTTGGCGGTAGCGCTGGTGGATTTGGTTTTGATGACATTTTCAGTCAGTTCTTTGGTGGCGGCCAACAGCGGGCAGATCCGTCCGCACCCCAACAGGGCCGTGATCTTCAATACCAGATGACCCTTGAATTTGAGGAAGCCATTTTCGGTAAGAAGACCGTGATCAAGTACAACCGTGAAGCCCAGTGTAAGACTTGTGGCGGGACGGGTGCCAAGCCTGGTACTTCACCAGTCACTTGTTCCAACTGTGGCGGCCGTGGTTACGTTACCACTGAGACCAACACCCCACTTGGCAGAATGCAATCCCGTCAAGTTTGCCCGGTTTGTCATGGGACTGGTAAAGAAATCAAGGAAAAGTGCCCAACCTGTGGCGGTAGTGGTAAAACTGATGAGCGTCACGAACTTGAAGTCAACGTACCAGCCGGAATTGATGACGGTCAGCAAATGCGTCTTCAAGGCCAAGGTGAAGCCGGGGACAATGGTGGTCCTTACGGTGACTTATACATTGTCTTCCGAGTCAAACCCAGCAAAGACTTTACGCGTGATGGGTCAACAATCTACGTTGACCAGCCCATCACTTTTGCCAGAGCAGCACTTGGTGGCAAGATCAAAGTCAAAACGGTTCATGGCGATGTTGAGTTAAAGGTACCAGCCGGAACCCAGACCGGGACAACTTTCCGTCTCAAAGGTAAGGGTGCGCCTCGCCTTCGTGGTAACGGTAATGGCGACGAGCGGGTGACCGTTAATGTGGTTACACCCAAGTCGCTTAATAAGAATCAAAAGATTGCCTTGGAAGCATTCGCCAAGGCCAGTGGTGACAACATTGCTGGCAAGGGCGGTAGTAATTTTTTTGACAAGATGAAAGATGCTTTTGATAAATAA
- the dnaK gene encoding molecular chaperone DnaK, protein MASNKIIGIDLGTTNSAVAVLEGSAPKIIPNPEGARTTPSVVAFKDGQPQVGEVAKRQEITNPNTVRSIKSHMGEQGYTVDIEGKKYTPQQISAMILQYIKDFAEDYLGDKVENAVITVPAYFNDAQRQATKDAGKIAGLNVKRIINEPTAAALAYGLDKQEKDEKILVYDLGGGTFDVSILELGDGVFQVLSTNGDTHLGGDDFDQRIIDWLVDGFKKDNGVDLSKDKMALQRLKDAAEKAKKDLSGVTESEISLPFISAGDNGPLHLQTTLTRAKFNELTADLVAKTKVPFDNALKDAKLSTSDIDQVILNGGSTRIPAVQEAVKSWTGKDSNHSINPDEAVALGAAVQGGVITGDVKDVVLLDVTPLSLGIETMGGVFTKLIDRNTTIPTSKSQVFSTAADNQPAVDIHVLQGERPMAADDKTLGQFQLTDIPAAPRGVPQIEVKFDIDKNGIVNVSAKDKGTGKEQKITIKDSSGLSDEEIQKMMKEAKENEEADKQRKESADLNNEVDQLIFQTDKTLKDVKGKVSDDEIKKAEDARDALKKAKEDNNVDEMKSKKDDLNKIVQDLAVKLYQQQAPKDGGAAAGEGAKGGSTDDKSDGKGDDGTVDGDFHEVHDDDKK, encoded by the coding sequence ATGGCAAGTAATAAAATTATTGGTATTGATTTAGGAACTACTAACTCTGCCGTTGCTGTTCTTGAAGGCAGCGCGCCTAAAATTATTCCAAACCCGGAAGGTGCCCGTACGACACCATCAGTTGTTGCATTTAAAGATGGTCAGCCACAAGTTGGTGAAGTTGCCAAGCGACAAGAAATCACCAACCCTAACACGGTTCGCTCAATCAAGAGTCACATGGGTGAACAAGGTTACACTGTTGACATTGAAGGCAAGAAATACACCCCTCAACAAATTTCTGCGATGATTTTACAGTACATCAAGGACTTTGCTGAAGATTATTTAGGTGACAAGGTTGAAAATGCCGTTATCACTGTTCCTGCCTACTTCAATGATGCACAGCGTCAAGCGACTAAAGATGCTGGTAAAATTGCCGGTTTAAACGTTAAGCGAATCATCAACGAACCAACTGCCGCTGCATTGGCATATGGTTTGGACAAACAGGAGAAAGATGAAAAGATTCTGGTTTACGATTTAGGTGGTGGGACGTTTGATGTTTCCATCCTTGAATTGGGTGACGGTGTCTTCCAAGTTCTCTCAACCAATGGTGATACACATCTTGGTGGTGATGACTTTGACCAACGAATTATTGACTGGTTGGTTGACGGTTTCAAGAAGGATAATGGCGTTGACTTATCCAAAGATAAGATGGCTTTGCAACGTTTGAAGGATGCCGCTGAAAAGGCCAAGAAGGATCTCTCTGGTGTTACTGAATCAGAAATCAGTTTGCCATTTATTTCGGCCGGTGACAACGGTCCATTGCATCTGCAAACAACCTTGACTCGTGCCAAGTTTAACGAATTGACTGCCGACTTGGTTGCCAAGACCAAGGTCCCATTTGATAATGCCTTGAAAGATGCCAAATTAAGTACTTCAGACATTGATCAAGTGATCTTAAACGGTGGTTCAACTCGAATTCCTGCCGTCCAAGAAGCCGTCAAATCATGGACTGGTAAAGATTCAAACCACTCAATCAACCCTGATGAAGCCGTTGCTTTGGGTGCCGCTGTTCAAGGTGGTGTGATCACCGGTGATGTTAAAGACGTTGTCTTGCTTGATGTTACCCCATTGTCATTGGGTATTGAAACCATGGGTGGTGTCTTCACCAAGCTGATCGATCGCAACACGACCATTCCTACCAGCAAGTCACAAGTCTTCTCAACAGCTGCTGATAACCAACCTGCCGTAGACATTCACGTTCTTCAAGGTGAACGTCCAATGGCTGCTGACGACAAGACGTTGGGTCAATTCCAGTTGACTGACATTCCGGCTGCTCCTCGTGGGGTTCCTCAAATCGAAGTTAAGTTTGATATTGACAAGAACGGCATTGTGAACGTTTCTGCCAAGGATAAGGGAACCGGTAAAGAGCAGAAGATCACCATCAAAGATTCATCAGGCCTTTCCGATGAAGAGATTCAAAAGATGATGAAGGAAGCTAAAGAAAACGAAGAGGCTGATAAGCAACGTAAGGAATCAGCTGATTTGAACAACGAAGTCGACCAATTGATCTTCCAGACTGACAAGACTCTCAAAGACGTCAAGGGTAAGGTTTCCGATGACGAAATCAAGAAGGCTGAAGATGCACGTGATGCCCTCAAGAAAGCTAAGGAAGACAATAACGTTGACGAAATGAAGTCTAAGAAGGACGATTTGAACAAGATTGTTCAAGATTTGGCTGTCAAGCTGTATCAACAACAGGCTCCTAAAGACGGCGGTGCTGCTGCCGGCGAAGGTGCCAAGGGTGGTTCAACTGATGACAAATCCGACGGCAAAGGTGACGACGGCACCGTTGACGGCGACTTCCACGAAGTTCACGATGATGATAAAAAGTAA